In Odocoileus virginianus isolate 20LAN1187 ecotype Illinois chromosome 5, Ovbor_1.2, whole genome shotgun sequence, a single window of DNA contains:
- the LOC110145759 gene encoding filaggrin — translation MSTLLENINGIIKIFHKYSKTDKETDTLSEKELKELLELEFRPILKNPDDPDTTEVFMHILDVDHNKKIDFTEFFLMVFKLAQAYYDYTQRHNLETAGQKQKKYTYHYEDEEDDTEEDKEETKRKHSHSRRSDGKNQDRSKSPRGRGKKRHGSKSGSKQRGGDSPTSGHRHGCSKKHHESRREKKRRSSSTELKERRHMSSVSPTRRYEEKEEECGYENKGKGRAKCIGSEYDDSYQVCEDQVTTNFQSSHNTNYGSNITKGRDTEEHSRDTGSKSVITHGRSGSSSRNENDSILTHTGDSSTHSESQKETHSESVHGRSKNTGQRQGSHHEQSRDSSRHSETQHAQTSTGSGSSRHSQSSVSQASDSEGRSEDSGRQSVTTHGRPGSSSRNQHGSAHGQARDSSRHSESHQRSHSDTVHEGQDPALDKGRGATMTSQETAPDMLEPVMDKPPLYPEAVGTDNPVLVRPVTVRAMQEIPVGILRQLMEGLVPAQGTNMDLSMDRQETVLGTQSPTKGATVNLSTKGLDPARGKDRGATMSSQETAPDTLGPVMDKPPLDPEAVDTGNPVLVRPLTAKDIQKTQVDSP, via the exons ATGTCGACTCTCCTGGAAAACATCAATGGCATcatcaaaatatttcacaaatattcAAAAACAGATAAGGAGACTGACACATTGAGTGAAAAAGAGCTGAAGGAACTTCTGGAATTGGAGTTTCGGCCCATCTTGAAG AATCCTGATGACCCAGACACCACTGAAGTTTTCATGCATATCCTCGATGTAGATCACAACAAGAAAATAGACTTTACAGAGTTTTTTCTGATGGTATTCAAATTGGCTCAAGCATATTATGATTATACTCAAAGACACAATTTAGAGACAGcaggacaaaaacagaaaaagtatacATACCACTATGAAGATGAAGAAGATGATACAGAAGAAgacaaggaagaaacaaaaagaaagcacagTCACTCAAGAAGAAGTGATGGAAAGAATCAAGATAGATCAAAGAGcccaagaggaagaggaaaaaaaagacatgggtCTAAATCTGGAAGTAAACAAAGAGGAGGTGACTCACCTACCTCTGGACACAGACATGGATGTAGCAAAAAACATCATGAGtcaagaagggaaaagaaaaggagatcaAGCTCTACTGAACTAAAAGAAAGAAGGCACATGTCAAGTGTCAGCCCAACCAGGagatatgaagaaaaagaagaagaatgtgGTTATGAAAATAAAGGTAAAGGAAGAGCAAAATGCATAGGATCAGAGTATGATGACTCGTATCAAGTTTGCGAAGACCAAGTGACCACGAATTTTCAATCCAGTCACAATACAAACTATGGGTCAAACATCACTAAGGGCAGAGACACAGAAGAACATTCACGAGATACAGGTAGTAAATCCGTGATCACACATGGAAGATCAGGGTCCAGTTCAAGGAATGAAAATGACTCTATCTTGACTCATACAGGAGATAGTTCTACCCACTCAGAATCCCAAAAAGAGACGCACAGTGAATCTGTCCATGGAAGGTCAAAAAACACTGGGCAAAGACAGGGGAGCCACCATGAGCAGTCAAGGGACAGCTCCAGACACTCTGAAACTCAACATGCACAAACCTCCACTGGATCCGGAAGCAGTAGACACAGTCAATCCAGTGTTAGTCAGGCCAGTGACAGCGAAGGACGTTCAGAAGACTCAGGTAGACAGTCTGTGACAACTCATGGAAGGCCTGGATCCAGCTCAAGAAACCAACATGGATCTGCCCATGGACAGGCTAGAGACAGTTCTAGGCACTCAGAGTCCCACCAAAGGAGCCACAGTGATACTGTTCACGAAGGTCAGGATCCAGCACTGGACAAAGGGAGGGGAGCCACCATGACCAGTCAAGAGACAGCTCCAGACATGCTGGAACCAGTCATGGACAAACCTCCACTATATCCGGAAGCAGTAGGCACAGACAATCCAGTGTTAGTCAGGCCAGTGACAGTGAGGGCCATGCAAGAGATTCCGGTAGGCATTCTGAGACAACTCATGGAAGGTCTGGTTCCAGCTCAAGGAACCAACATGGATCTGTCCATGGACAGACAGGAGACAGTTCTAGGCACTCAGAGTCCCACCAAGGGAGCCACAGTGAATCTGTCCACCAAAGGTCTGGATCCAGCACGGGGCAAAGACAGGGGAGCCACCATGAGCAGTCAAGAGACAGCTCCAGACACGCTGGGACCAGTCATGGACAAACCTCCACTGGATCCGGAAGCAGTAGACACAGGCAATCCAGTGTTAGTCAGGCCACTGACAGCGAAGGACATTCAGAAGACTCAGGTAGACAGTCCGTGA